A genomic window from Verrucomicrobiia bacterium includes:
- a CDS encoding galactose oxidase, with product MTAKLLAADVALDWQQLPVLPDPLGVAGAFAGVSDGALIVAGGANFPDKLPWNGGRKVWHDAVYVLERPQGVWRSGFKLPKPLGYGVSLTTPDGVLCIGGSDATQHVRDVFLLQWHHDELKHEALAPLPAPLANACGALVGHTVYVAGGTASPDATNALNVFWSLDLKARGASWEELPAWPGPARMLSVAAALGDSFYVVGGTDLAPDAAGNPMRTYLKDAYRFTPGQGWRRIADLPNPVVAAPTPAPVSSGTQFLVIGGDDGSLVNFTPRSEHPGFPKRVLAYDAAHDTWSVVGETPASRATLPTAPWRGGFVLPSGEAKPGVRSPQVWVVRPRGI from the coding sequence ATGACCGCGAAACTTCTCGCTGCGGATGTCGCACTTGACTGGCAACAACTTCCCGTGCTGCCCGATCCGCTCGGCGTGGCCGGGGCGTTTGCGGGTGTCAGCGACGGCGCTCTTATCGTCGCCGGTGGCGCCAACTTTCCGGACAAACTGCCGTGGAACGGTGGTCGCAAAGTCTGGCACGACGCGGTTTATGTTTTGGAACGGCCGCAGGGCGTGTGGCGCAGCGGCTTCAAACTCCCCAAGCCGCTCGGCTATGGCGTTTCGCTCACCACGCCCGACGGCGTGCTGTGCATTGGTGGCAGCGATGCCACGCAACACGTGCGCGATGTCTTTCTGCTGCAGTGGCACCATGACGAACTCAAGCATGAAGCCCTGGCGCCACTGCCCGCGCCACTGGCAAACGCGTGCGGGGCGCTGGTCGGGCACACCGTTTATGTCGCGGGGGGCACCGCTTCGCCGGACGCCACAAACGCGTTGAACGTTTTCTGGTCGCTCGATCTTAAGGCGCGCGGCGCCTCGTGGGAGGAATTGCCAGCGTGGCCGGGCCCGGCGCGGATGTTGTCGGTGGCGGCGGCGCTCGGGGATTCGTTCTACGTGGTTGGCGGCACTGATCTGGCGCCGGATGCCGCGGGCAATCCCATGCGCACCTATCTGAAGGATGCCTACCGTTTCACGCCGGGCCAGGGCTGGCGGCGCATCGCGGATTTGCCGAATCCGGTCGTTGCGGCGCCGACGCCCGCGCCGGTGAGTTCGGGCACCCAGTTCCTCGTGATTGGCGGCGACGATGGCAGCCTGGTTAACTTCACGCCGCGCTCCGAACATCCCGGTTTCCCAAAGCGCGTGCTGGCCTACGATGCTGCCCATGACACATGGTCGGTCGTGGGGGAAACACCCGCTTCGCGCGCCACCCTGCCCACGGCGCCGTGGCGGGGCGGCTTCGTGCTGCCGAGCGGCGAAGCGAAGCCCGGCGTGCGTTCGCCGCAAGTGTGGGTTGTCCGCCCACGGGGGATTTGA